Part of the Caballeronia sp. SL2Y3 genome is shown below.
ACGAGCGCATCGCCGCGAGCGGCTTCGATCTCGCTCGCGTCACAGCCGAAATGCTTCAGCCAGTGCCCGACGATCGACAGATAGTCGTCCTGCTTGAACGGATAGAAGCTGACCCACAGCCCGAAGCGTTCGGACAGCGAAATCTTCTCCTCGACCACTTCGCCGGGATGAATCTCGCCATCGGGCGTGTGCTTGTAGGTCTCGTTGTCGCTCATGTACTCGGGCAGCAGATGCCGGCGGTTCGAGGTCGCATAGATCAGCACGTTGTCCGACTGCGCCGCGACCGAGCCGTCCAGCGCCACTTTCAGCGCCTTATAGCCGGACTCGCCTTCTTCGAACGAGAGGTCGTCGCAAAATACGATGAAACGCTCGGGCCGCGTCGAGATCAGATCGACGATATCGCCGAGATCGTGCAGATCGTCCTTGTCGACTTCGATCAGGCGCAGGCCGTCCTTCGCGTACGCGTTCAGGCACGCCTTGATGAGCGACGACTTGCCTGTGCCGCGCGCGCCCGTGAGCAGCACGTTGTTGGCGGGCAGCTTGTTGACGAACTGCCGCGTGTTCTGCTCGATGAGCGCCTTCTGACGGTCGATGTTTTGCAGGTCGCCGA
Proteins encoded:
- a CDS encoding ATP-binding protein; amino-acid sequence: MDKLEQFLTRAEAVLARIEGMLPPAAPEIDWESAVAFRWRKRQGRGFLQPVPAISQIALGDLQNIDRQKALIEQNTRQFVNKLPANNVLLTGARGTGKSSLIKACLNAYAKDGLRLIEVDKDDLHDLGDIVDLISTRPERFIVFCDDLSFEEGESGYKALKVALDGSVAAQSDNVLIYATSNRRHLLPEYMSDNETYKHTPDGEIHPGEVVEEKISLSERFGLWVSFYPFKQDDYLSIVGHWLKHFGCDASEIEAARGDALVWALERGSRSGRVAWQFARDWSGRKQ